CCGAGGGAGATCCCGGTGGGCATGCCGGTGGAGTTCCTCGTCCGAGCAGCCGACGTCAACCACGGCTTCGGCCTCTACGACCCCGACGGAAGGCTAGTAGCCGAGGTCCAGGCCATGCCCGGCTATACCAACCGCCTGACCTACGTGTTCAAGAAACCCGGCACCTACAAGGTGCTCTGTCTGGAGTTTTGCGGCGTGCTCATCATGCCATGGCCGCCACCATTACCGTACAGGGGAGGTAAACGATGAGACGCATCGCCCTGGTCTACATGCTCACGGGTTTTTTGATCTTCCTGGGGATGATCCAGCTGGGACTGTGGATGCGCCTGAGCCAGGCGGGCATTCTGAGCCCGCCGCCCGTCCTGTTCTACGCCATCCTCACCCTGCACGGCACCGCCCAGCTCTCTGCTTTCCTGCTGTCGGGGATGGGGGGCTTGGCGTATGCGCTGAGCCCCAAAGTGCGGCTCAACTCCTCCCTGCTTTGGCTCGTCTATGGGATCTACATGGTCGGCGTGATTCTTGTGCTCATCTCCACGCTTGTGGGCAAAGTCGGCGTTGGCTGGACGATGCTCCCCCCTCTTCCCTTTGCCGGGGTTATGACTTGGAGCATGGCCATGGCCACCGCCTTCATGGTGGGAGTGTTCTCGGTCGCCCTGGCCTTTCTGCTTTACTGTGTGAACGCGTTGTATGCCATCGTGAAGGCGGACGGAGGGGTGTCCAAGGCCCTGGCCTGGAGATATCTCTTCTCAGGAGGGCGCTCCGGTGCCGAGTCCCTGCCCCGGATGGTGGATCTGGCGGGCATGATGGTAGCAATCGACGGGATCATCGCCACCGTGGTCGGGGCCGTCCTCCTGATCGCCCTCTTTGCCACCATGGCGGGAATCCTTCCTAATTTAGATTGGCTCGTGGTCAAGAACGGGCTTTACCTCTTCGGCCACATGGTGGCCAACCTGATCATCTACCTCGCCGCAGGGCTGCTCTACACCGCCCTGCCTGCCTACACGAACCGGGAGTGGAAGACTGCCTGGTATTCCATCCTGGGCTGGAACCTGGCGATCGTGTTGGTCCTTTTAGCTTACGGCCATCATGTCTATCAAGACTTCGTCCAGCCGCTTCTCCTTCAAATGACGGGCTTTATCGACTCCTATCTCGTGGGGCTTCCGGCGCTCCTGGTGACGATCCTCGGAGGACTGGCCCTGATCTACCGTTCGCGCCTGCGCTGGGCGGTTTCTTCCATTTTGATGGTTTTAGGACTGGGGGGCTGGGTCTTCGGAGGCGTAGGGGCCGTCATAGACGCCACCATCCCCTTAAACCAGCTGTTCCACAACACCTTGTTGTGGGTGCCCGCCCACTTCCATACGTATCTCCTGTTCGGAGCGGTGGCCTTCAACCTGGTCTTCTTGTACCGCCTCATCACCGAATTCAGCAACTCGAAGGGCTTACAAGTAAGCCGGGCTGCGGCCGGGCTGTACGGGATCGGTGGGGCGGGCTTCTTCCTCACCTTCTTCGTAGCCGGGGCTTACGGCGTGGCGCGGCGGTTCGCCGTCTATCCGCCGGAGTGGCAAGTCTTCGCGCAAGGGGGGATCCCCTCCATCCTCCTCGTGGACCTTGCCGTGCTCGGGTTGGCCGTGGATATATTCACCAGACTCAGGGCTGCCCGGCAGACGATATCCCCAGCCCCCGCATGGAGGGCAGGATGATCCGGCTCAAACGCGTCTACGAGCCGCCCGCTCCGGAGGACGGGAAGCGCTTCCTGGTGGACCGCCTCTGGCCGCGGGGGATCAAAAAGGGGGCGCTGCCACTGGACGGCTGGCTGAGGGACGTGGCGCCCAGCGACGCCCTGCGCAAGTGGTTCGGTCACGACCCCGCGAAATGGGAGGAATTCCAACGACGCTACTTCGCCGAACTGGAGGCCAAGCATGAAGCTTGGCAACCTCTGCTTGAGGCAGCACGAAAGGGTAATGTTACCCTGCTTTTCAGCGCCAGGGACGAGGCCCACAACAACGCAGTGGCACTGAAGTCGTTTTTAGAAACCCAGATACAGTATGAGAAACTCCGCTAGGGAGGCTTCAGACATGTTAACATATACCCACAAATGTTTGTACCAGCAAATCGTGGATAATGCTTATGATGGGATCATCTTTGCTGATACCAAGGGACTTATTCGCCTCTGGAATTCCGGCACAGAGGCTATCTTTGGCTATTCGGCTGAGAAGGCTCTGGGTCAGAGCCTGGATTTGATTATCCCTGAACGGTTCCCGGCACGGCACTGGGAGGCCTACCACCGGGTGATGGAAACCGGTGTCACAAAGCACGCGCACGAGGACCTGCTTGGCGTGCCTGCCCTTCACAAGGATGGCTCACGCATTTCCATCGAATTTAGGATGGTTCTCGTATTCGATGATGCAGGCAGTGTGTTGGGAGCTGCTGCCATCATTCGGGATGTTACAAAACGCTGGCAGCAGGAGAAGGAACTAAGGGAACAAATAGATACCTTGAAGGCTAAACTGAAAGAACTGAGTAAAATGAGTTCACATACGGCAAACTCAGCCGATTCTAAGTAGGTGTACTCACAGAAGCACAACTTGCTTGTGCTTCATTTGATCTTGAGTGTGCTGGT
The Candidatus Methylacidithermus pantelleriae genome window above contains:
- a CDS encoding cupredoxin domain-containing protein, which produces MGGEIHPREIPVGMPVEFLVRAADVNHGFGLYDPDGRLVAEVQAMPGYTNRLTYVFKKPGTYKVLCLEFCGVLIMPWPPPLPYRGGKR
- a CDS encoding cbb3-type cytochrome c oxidase subunit I: MRRIALVYMLTGFLIFLGMIQLGLWMRLSQAGILSPPPVLFYAILTLHGTAQLSAFLLSGMGGLAYALSPKVRLNSSLLWLVYGIYMVGVILVLISTLVGKVGVGWTMLPPLPFAGVMTWSMAMATAFMVGVFSVALAFLLYCVNALYAIVKADGGVSKALAWRYLFSGGRSGAESLPRMVDLAGMMVAIDGIIATVVGAVLLIALFATMAGILPNLDWLVVKNGLYLFGHMVANLIIYLAAGLLYTALPAYTNREWKTAWYSILGWNLAIVLVLLAYGHHVYQDFVQPLLLQMTGFIDSYLVGLPALLVTILGGLALIYRSRLRWAVSSILMVLGLGGWVFGGVGAVIDATIPLNQLFHNTLLWVPAHFHTYLLFGAVAFNLVFLYRLITEFSNSKGLQVSRAAAGLYGIGGAGFFLTFFVAGAYGVARRFAVYPPEWQVFAQGGIPSILLVDLAVLGLAVDIFTRLRAARQTISPAPAWRAG
- a CDS encoding DUF488 domain-containing protein, with translation MIRLKRVYEPPAPEDGKRFLVDRLWPRGIKKGALPLDGWLRDVAPSDALRKWFGHDPAKWEEFQRRYFAELEAKHEAWQPLLEAARKGNVTLLFSARDEAHNNAVALKSFLETQIQYEKLR
- a CDS encoding PAS domain-containing protein is translated as MLTYTHKCLYQQIVDNAYDGIIFADTKGLIRLWNSGTEAIFGYSAEKALGQSLDLIIPERFPARHWEAYHRVMETGVTKHAHEDLLGVPALHKDGSRISIEFRMVLVFDDAGSVLGAAAIIRDVTKRWQQEKELREQIDTLKAKLKELSKMSSHTANSADSK